In Puniceicoccaceae bacterium, one genomic interval encodes:
- a CDS encoding fumarylacetoacetate hydrolase family protein: MKIARTRLNGVLTHVGSMDGSTFHPVLGSLWQGEIELDTSREIELAHLEAPIDPPQIFAIGLNYREHAKEFNNPIPEFPVVFLKSIASVLRPGGLIEIPESAGATFVDYEVELAVVIGKRSRNVSPEQALESVLGYTIANDVTSRDWQKDSKGGGQWCRAKSFDTFCPIGPWIVTRDELPDPNALAIESRVNGELRQQSHTSDMIFTVAQLVSFLSQNLTLLPGAVILTGTPCGVGAAMQPPQRLSAGDEVCLRIEGIGELVNTVGMEAQH, encoded by the coding sequence ATGAAAATTGCCCGAACCCGTCTGAATGGAGTCCTCACTCACGTTGGTAGCATGGATGGAAGCACCTTTCACCCGGTGTTGGGATCGCTCTGGCAAGGAGAGATCGAACTCGATACCTCCCGGGAGATCGAGCTTGCTCACTTGGAGGCCCCCATCGATCCACCGCAGATTTTTGCGATCGGACTCAACTATCGGGAGCATGCCAAGGAATTTAACAACCCGATCCCCGAATTTCCGGTTGTATTCCTCAAGAGCATTGCATCCGTGCTGCGCCCGGGTGGATTGATCGAGATCCCCGAGAGCGCCGGAGCAACCTTTGTTGACTACGAAGTTGAACTTGCGGTGGTGATCGGGAAGCGGAGCCGGAATGTTTCGCCTGAGCAGGCACTCGAATCCGTGCTCGGGTACACCATCGCCAACGATGTGACCTCGCGCGACTGGCAGAAGGACAGCAAGGGTGGAGGTCAGTGGTGTCGTGCCAAGTCGTTTGATACCTTTTGCCCGATAGGTCCCTGGATCGTAACGCGCGATGAGCTGCCCGATCCCAACGCCCTTGCGATTGAGAGTCGGGTGAATGGAGAGTTGCGCCAGCAGAGCCACACGTCGGACATGATTTTCACGGTGGCACAACTTGTGAGTTTTCTCAGTCAGAACCTCACCCTGCTGCCCGGCGCTGTCATCCTTACCGGAACCCCTTGTGGCGTTGGAGCGGCGATGCAGCCTCCACAACGCCTCAGTGCAGGTGATGAGGTGTGCTTGCGAATCGAGGGTATCGGCGAGCTGGTCAACACGGTTGGTATGGAAGCACAACACTGA
- the thrS gene encoding threonine--tRNA ligase has translation MKAMTPLEELRHSCSHILATAVLRLFPTTKLDIGPPTDQGFYYDFDLDHRFTAEDLERIEQEMKKVIKENQKFERIEVDREQAKSIIADFGQEAYKLGRLDDIPEGEAISFYRNGEFIDLCAGTHVGYTKKVKAFKLLSIAGAYHRGNESNKQLQRIYGTAFPSKEELDAYLTMLEEAKKRDHRRIGKEMGLFAFDAEHVGPGLPLWLPKGSVLVEELENLAKETEFEAGYERVRTPHLAKEKMYQISGHLPYYEDSMYPPIEITEDEGGEKVKYYLKAMNCPHHHRIFASQPKSYRDLPVRYAEYGTCYRYEKSGELMGLMRVRSLQMNDAHIYCTESQFESEFRAVNDMYLKYFKLFGIQKFLMRFSTHDPERLGQKFVDEPELWKKTEDMVRQVLTDSGIEYVEVPNEAAFYGPKIDVQVWSAIGREFTLATNQVDFAVPGRFGLTYTTSENEQETPLCIHRAPLGTHERFIGFLIEHFNGNFPAWLAPEQVRLLPVNDGFQDFAQQLRQQMFDRKIRCSVDHHSDKLGAKIRRAELDRVPFMIILGEKERESGQISVRSRITKGLEGTHEVQAFIQKLRTEIEERRLPDGF, from the coding sequence ATGAAAGCGATGACACCGTTGGAAGAACTCAGACACTCCTGTTCGCATATCCTTGCGACTGCCGTACTGCGTCTGTTTCCGACAACCAAGCTGGATATCGGACCCCCAACGGACCAGGGCTTTTATTACGACTTCGATCTCGATCACCGCTTTACCGCCGAGGATCTCGAGCGCATTGAGCAGGAGATGAAAAAGGTGATCAAGGAGAACCAGAAGTTTGAGCGCATCGAAGTCGACCGGGAGCAGGCAAAATCAATCATCGCGGACTTTGGGCAGGAGGCCTATAAACTGGGGCGACTGGACGACATTCCGGAAGGCGAGGCCATTTCCTTCTATCGCAATGGGGAGTTCATCGACCTTTGTGCTGGCACCCACGTAGGATACACCAAAAAGGTCAAGGCGTTCAAATTGCTCTCCATCGCGGGTGCTTACCACCGCGGCAATGAATCCAACAAGCAGTTGCAACGCATCTATGGCACGGCCTTTCCGAGCAAGGAGGAACTGGACGCCTACCTGACCATGCTTGAGGAGGCGAAAAAACGTGACCATCGCCGCATTGGCAAGGAAATGGGTTTGTTCGCCTTTGACGCTGAGCATGTGGGACCGGGGCTGCCACTCTGGTTGCCCAAGGGGTCGGTTCTGGTGGAGGAACTGGAGAATCTGGCCAAAGAGACTGAGTTTGAGGCGGGGTATGAACGCGTTCGCACTCCTCATCTCGCCAAGGAAAAAATGTATCAGATCAGCGGGCATCTTCCCTACTATGAGGACAGCATGTACCCACCGATCGAGATCACCGAAGACGAGGGTGGGGAGAAGGTAAAATACTACCTCAAGGCAATGAACTGTCCGCACCATCACCGCATCTTTGCCTCCCAGCCCAAGAGCTACCGGGATCTGCCAGTGCGCTATGCTGAGTATGGCACCTGCTACCGCTACGAAAAATCAGGCGAGTTGATGGGGCTGATGCGCGTGCGCTCACTCCAGATGAACGATGCGCACATCTACTGCACGGAATCCCAGTTTGAATCGGAGTTTCGCGCGGTGAACGACATGTATCTGAAGTATTTCAAGTTGTTCGGCATCCAGAAGTTTCTGATGCGCTTCTCCACACACGACCCCGAACGTCTCGGACAGAAGTTTGTCGACGAGCCGGAACTCTGGAAAAAGACCGAAGACATGGTTCGGCAGGTTCTGACGGACTCCGGCATTGAATATGTGGAAGTGCCCAATGAGGCTGCATTCTACGGACCAAAGATTGACGTGCAGGTCTGGAGTGCCATTGGTCGGGAGTTTACACTGGCCACCAATCAGGTCGATTTTGCGGTGCCGGGACGCTTTGGTCTGACTTACACTACTTCTGAGAATGAACAGGAAACTCCGCTCTGCATTCACCGTGCACCTCTCGGCACTCATGAACGCTTCATCGGCTTTCTGATCGAGCATTTCAATGGAAACTTCCCCGCGTGGCTCGCACCGGAGCAGGTTCGGCTGCTACCTGTGAATGATGGATTCCAGGACTTTGCCCAGCAGTTGCGACAGCAGATGTTTGACCGCAAGATCCGTTGCTCAGTGGATCACCACTCTGACAAGCTGGGGGCCAAAATCCGTCGAGCTGAATTGGACCGTGTTCCATTCATGATCATTTTGGGAGAAAAAGAACGCGAGAGCGGGCAAATTTCGGTTCGGTCGCGCATCACCAAAGGACTTGAGGGGACGCACGAGGTGCAGGCATTTATCCAAAAATTGCGTACGGAGATTGAGGAACGTCGCCTGCCAGATGGATTTTAA
- a CDS encoding PH domain-containing protein, with amino-acid sequence MTQERILRVAEFDSRVCQYWLISGSLICLFSIVGIPLLLLWLPLGMYFSRRYLKSVQCVLTHKALKVKKGVLVKTEKTIPLEKITDTGTRQGPIMRAMGLQTLTVETAGQSSTGALVTLTGIIDTEGFREAVLAQRERDAQNGSEPVSETTGATEPSSHSNAELKELLTEIRDVLQRIEQQGKQKQDR; translated from the coding sequence ATGACTCAAGAGCGCATCCTTCGTGTCGCCGAATTTGACAGCCGCGTTTGTCAGTACTGGCTCATTTCGGGTAGTTTGATCTGTCTATTCTCTATTGTGGGGATTCCACTGCTGCTGTTGTGGCTACCCCTTGGGATGTACTTCTCCCGACGCTACCTGAAAAGTGTGCAGTGCGTCCTCACCCACAAGGCGCTCAAGGTTAAAAAAGGGGTGCTGGTGAAAACGGAAAAAACGATCCCGCTTGAAAAAATCACCGACACAGGAACTCGCCAGGGACCCATTATGCGGGCGATGGGACTGCAAACCCTCACCGTCGAGACTGCAGGCCAATCCTCCACGGGTGCATTGGTCACGCTCACCGGCATCATCGATACGGAGGGCTTTCGCGAAGCCGTGCTTGCACAGCGCGAGAGGGATGCGCAGAACGGATCAGAGCCAGTTTCGGAGACCACAGGAGCGACAGAACCCAGCTCCCACAGCAATGCAGAACTCAAGGAGCTGCTGACCGAGATTCGCGATGTGTTGCAACGCATCGAACAACAGGGAAAGCAGAAGCAGGATCGTTGA
- a CDS encoding mechanosensitive ion channel domain-containing protein, with amino-acid sequence MENQSTSVFSPEQLNEWLQLAIEFSATYGIKIILAIVLFLVGKRIASWLSKMTKNALTKGHMDPTLVSFVGNIVNALLLAAVVIAVLDVVGIQTTSLVAVIGAAGLAIGLALQGSLANFASGVMLIIFRPFRQGDFITAGGESGIVEEVTLFTTSMRTPDNKAIIIPNAAITSGSITNFSAKPTRRVDLVYGVSYNDDLKKVKEVIWDVLNADERILKDPAPTVGLLELADSSVNFAVRPWVNASDYWAVYFDLNETIKLRFDQEGISIPFPQRDVHLFKSES; translated from the coding sequence ATGGAAAATCAATCCACCTCCGTCTTCTCCCCCGAACAGCTGAATGAATGGTTGCAGCTCGCCATTGAATTTTCGGCGACCTATGGCATCAAAATCATTCTGGCGATTGTGCTCTTTCTTGTCGGAAAGCGCATTGCCTCCTGGTTGAGCAAGATGACTAAAAACGCGCTGACCAAGGGGCACATGGACCCCACGCTGGTCAGCTTTGTCGGCAACATCGTCAACGCCCTGCTGCTGGCAGCCGTCGTGATTGCGGTGCTCGATGTCGTGGGCATTCAAACCACTTCGCTGGTAGCAGTCATCGGTGCGGCGGGATTGGCCATTGGTCTGGCACTGCAGGGTTCGCTGGCAAATTTTGCATCTGGAGTGATGTTGATCATCTTTCGCCCTTTTCGACAGGGTGATTTCATCACTGCGGGCGGTGAATCGGGCATCGTCGAAGAAGTCACCCTCTTTACAACCTCCATGCGTACGCCCGACAACAAGGCCATTATCATTCCCAACGCCGCCATCACCAGTGGCAGCATTACCAATTTTTCGGCCAAACCCACCCGCCGGGTCGATCTGGTCTACGGGGTCAGCTACAACGACGATCTCAAAAAAGTGAAAGAAGTGATTTGGGACGTTCTCAACGCAGACGAACGCATCCTGAAAGATCCTGCTCCTACCGTGGGGCTGCTCGAACTCGCTGACAGCAGCGTCAATTTTGCCGTGCGTCCCTGGGTCAATGCGTCCGACTATTGGGCGGTGTATTTTGATCTCAATGAAACCATCAAGCTCCGCTTTGATCAGGAGGGCATTTCGATCCCGTTTCCACAGCGCGACGTGCACTTGTTCAAAAGCGAAAGCTAA
- the msrA gene encoding peptide-methionine (S)-S-oxide reductase MsrA, with the protein MNSETATLAGGCFWCTEAVYERLDGVKSVRSGYMGGHTKNPSYKEVSLGDTGHAEVIQIEFDPSVISYEELVDLFWEAHDPTTLNRQGADIGTQYRSAIFFHSEAQKTAATTSRDRAQSRFNDPIVTEITPASTFYEAEDYHQDFYANNRNYPYCRVVITPKLKKLGME; encoded by the coding sequence ATGAACTCAGAAACCGCAACCCTTGCCGGAGGATGCTTCTGGTGCACTGAAGCCGTCTACGAACGCCTTGATGGTGTGAAATCCGTGCGCTCCGGATACATGGGAGGTCACACCAAAAACCCGAGCTACAAGGAAGTCTCGCTGGGAGACACGGGTCACGCAGAGGTCATCCAGATTGAATTTGATCCCTCTGTGATTTCCTATGAAGAACTGGTCGATCTGTTCTGGGAGGCCCACGATCCTACAACTCTCAATCGACAGGGTGCGGATATCGGTACCCAGTATCGATCCGCGATCTTCTTCCACAGTGAAGCTCAAAAGACTGCGGCCACCACATCCCGGGATCGCGCACAATCCCGTTTTAACGATCCGATTGTCACTGAAATCACTCCTGCAAGCACCTTCTACGAAGCCGAAGATTACCATCAGGATTTTTATGCAAACAACCGGAACTACCCCTATTGCCGGGTGGTGATCACTCCCAAGCTGAAAAAACTGGGCATGGAGTGA
- a CDS encoding cupin domain-containing protein: MDAKYWIDLLGLQEHPEGGYYREVYCSSETVSKSALPERFQSEHAFSTSIYYLLEYDDLSRFHRLHQDEIWHFYEGSAVMVHTLESKRHTVFRLGRNPAKGQLPMLVILHGTLFAAELENKRSYALLGCTVSPGFKFEDFDQPSRSELTHRFPEHHDLITRLTSAQ; the protein is encoded by the coding sequence ATGGACGCAAAATACTGGATTGATTTACTGGGACTGCAGGAACACCCCGAGGGGGGGTATTATCGTGAAGTCTATTGCTCCAGTGAGACGGTGTCCAAATCCGCACTTCCCGAGCGGTTTCAGAGTGAGCACGCCTTTTCCACGAGCATCTACTACTTGCTTGAGTATGATGATCTCTCTCGGTTTCACCGCCTCCATCAGGACGAAATCTGGCACTTTTATGAGGGGTCGGCGGTGATGGTGCACACACTGGAATCAAAGCGACACACAGTCTTTCGTTTGGGACGCAACCCGGCTAAAGGGCAACTGCCCATGCTGGTGATCCTACACGGAACCCTGTTTGCCGCCGAACTTGAAAACAAGCGTTCCTATGCCCTGTTGGGCTGCACGGTCAGTCCGGGATTCAAATTTGAAGACTTTGACCAACCTTCCCGCTCGGAACTCACCCACCGCTTTCCCGAACACCACGACTTGATCACCCGCCTCACGAGTGCCCAGTGA
- a CDS encoding (deoxy)nucleoside triphosphate pyrophosphohydrolase, whose translation MKEATPILDVVCAIIRRPGHPRQCLATRRSLNDPNLPGKWEFPGGKIEHGETAEQAILREIREELCIEVVAEHTLTPVCHAYVHAHVRLHPFICQLRSGTPRLLEHVELSWVFPHQLSELDWAPADVPILEQWLQWCEA comes from the coding sequence GTGAAAGAGGCAACTCCCATCCTCGACGTGGTTTGTGCGATCATCCGAAGGCCTGGTCACCCCCGGCAATGCCTTGCAACACGCCGATCTCTGAATGACCCCAACCTGCCCGGGAAATGGGAGTTTCCGGGTGGCAAAATCGAACATGGAGAGACGGCTGAGCAAGCAATACTGCGGGAGATTCGGGAGGAACTCTGCATTGAGGTGGTAGCGGAACACACACTGACTCCGGTCTGCCATGCGTATGTGCACGCGCACGTCCGCCTGCATCCCTTCATCTGTCAGCTGCGTTCAGGCACACCCCGACTGCTTGAGCATGTGGAATTGTCGTGGGTATTTCCCCATCAACTTTCGGAGCTGGACTGGGCACCTGCCGATGTGCCGATTCTGGAGCAGTGGTTGCAGTGGTGTGAAGCGTAG